A DNA window from Pseudomonas sp. GD03919 contains the following coding sequences:
- a CDS encoding ribonucleotide-diphosphate reductase subunit beta — translation MLSWDEFDKEDGAEAAVAQNANVQNAGTHFDKLDSEAAGSVEQARAVDANDSDAVARAKKALNDLDIQEGLDDLEGASARVQVGDKQMINARADLNQLVPFKYDWAWQKYLDGCANHWMPQEVNMNADIALWKSADGLTEDERRIVMRNLGFFSTADSLVANNLVLAVYRLITNPECRQYILRQAFEEAIHTHAYQYCIESLGMDEGEIFNMYHEIPSVAKKASWGLKYTRSISDPNFNTGTPETDRQFLKNLIAYYCVLEGIFFYCGFTQILSMGRRNKMTGTAEQFQYILRDESMHLNFGIDVINQIKIENPHLWDAQMKDEATQMILQGTQLEIEYARDTMPRGVLGMNAAMMEDYLKFIANRRLTQIGLKEEYPGTTNPFPWMSEIMDLKKEKNFFETRVIEYQTGGALSWD, via the coding sequence ATGCTGAGCTGGGATGAATTCGACAAGGAAGACGGTGCAGAAGCCGCCGTCGCACAAAACGCCAACGTACAAAACGCCGGCACCCATTTCGACAAGCTCGACAGCGAAGCTGCCGGCTCGGTCGAGCAGGCCCGCGCCGTCGACGCCAACGACTCCGACGCCGTCGCCCGCGCCAAGAAAGCCCTGAACGACCTCGACATCCAAGAGGGCCTGGACGACCTCGAAGGCGCCTCCGCGCGCGTACAGGTCGGCGACAAGCAGATGATCAACGCCCGCGCCGACCTCAACCAACTCGTACCCTTCAAGTACGACTGGGCCTGGCAGAAGTATCTGGATGGTTGCGCCAACCACTGGATGCCGCAGGAAGTGAACATGAACGCCGACATCGCCCTGTGGAAGAGCGCTGACGGCCTCACCGAAGACGAGCGCCGCATCGTCATGCGTAACCTCGGCTTCTTCTCCACCGCCGACAGCCTGGTGGCCAACAACTTGGTGCTGGCCGTGTACCGCCTGATCACCAACCCCGAGTGCCGCCAGTACATCCTGCGCCAGGCCTTCGAGGAAGCGATCCACACTCATGCCTACCAGTACTGCATCGAGTCGCTGGGCATGGATGAAGGCGAGATCTTCAACATGTACCACGAGATCCCGAGCGTCGCGAAGAAAGCCTCCTGGGGCCTGAAGTACACTCGCTCGATCTCCGACCCGAACTTCAACACCGGCACCCCGGAAACCGACCGTCAGTTCCTCAAGAACCTGATCGCCTACTACTGCGTACTGGAAGGCATCTTCTTCTATTGCGGCTTCACCCAGATCCTCTCCATGGGCCGCCGCAACAAGATGACCGGCACCGCCGAGCAGTTCCAGTACATCCTGCGTGACGAGTCCATGCACCTGAACTTCGGCATCGACGTGATCAACCAGATCAAGATCGAGAACCCGCACCTATGGGATGCCCAGATGAAGGACGAAGCGACCCAGATGATCCTGCAGGGCACCCAGCTGGAGATCGAATACGCGCGTGACACCATGCCGCGCGGCGTACTGGGCATGAACGCCGCGATGATGGAGGACTACCTCAAATTCATCGCCAACCGCCGCCTGACCCAGATCGGCCTGAAGGAAGAGTACCCGGGCACCACCAACCCCTTCCCCTGGATGAGCGAGATCATGGACCTGAAGAAGGAGAAGAACTTCTTCGAGACGCGAGTGATCGAGTATCAGACGGGTGGGGCGTTGAGCTGGGATTAA
- a CDS encoding GNAT family N-acetyltransferase produces MFTLAHLSSPSPESLKSQVQQRVVDYFADVSAVPLLPSNPLYQLYQYVIGYELHLHLQTMNGEAEGPVQLLLALDDEDPARVLGFALYLPSPDDAAACTLAYMAVDAAHRRKGIGRALLQRVLAHRPHLELACVAAKVPLFEALGLQVLAAQGALVVMNSRDYRSSGMVAVADLAPVFASTEVRQIHAYLLKQHGQRAMQQAEKQRDAHLDALALQAQQLVDERLPSRALH; encoded by the coding sequence ATGTTCACCCTTGCCCACCTCAGCAGCCCGTCGCCCGAGTCCCTGAAGAGCCAGGTGCAGCAGAGGGTGGTGGACTACTTCGCCGATGTCAGCGCGGTACCGCTACTGCCGAGCAACCCGCTGTATCAGCTGTACCAGTATGTGATCGGCTATGAGCTGCATCTGCACCTGCAGACCATGAACGGCGAGGCCGAAGGCCCCGTGCAGTTGCTACTGGCGCTGGACGATGAAGACCCGGCCCGTGTGCTGGGGTTTGCCCTGTATCTGCCGAGCCCGGACGATGCGGCCGCCTGCACCCTCGCCTATATGGCGGTAGATGCCGCACACCGCCGTAAGGGCATCGGCCGCGCACTGCTGCAGCGCGTGCTAGCGCATCGTCCGCATCTGGAGCTGGCCTGCGTGGCAGCCAAGGTGCCGCTGTTCGAGGCTCTGGGCTTGCAGGTGCTGGCCGCTCAAGGTGCGCTGGTGGTGATGAACAGCCGTGACTATCGCTCCAGCGGCATGGTCGCGGTCGCCGACCTGGCGCCGGTGTTTGCCTCCACCGAGGTCAGGCAGATTCACGCCTACCTGCTCAAGCAGCACGGCCAGCGCGCCATGCAGCAGGCGGAAAAACAGCGTGACGCGCACCTCGACGCGCTCGCCCTGCAGGCTCAGCAGTTGGTCGACGAGCGCCTGCCTTCACGCGCGCTGCATTGA
- a CDS encoding TonB-dependent receptor — MFFLSRLTPISLGFSVLLTSGFACAAPANLPETVVYGEADEEADSPRVKEVSTATRTATPVRDVPQAIDALKTSNVLNYGTNDLGKALSGLPNVSSGADTRFDSLRIRGFDASNDFYLDGVRDDSQYVRDLHNIERIEVLKGPAAVLYGRGSQGGIVNRISKAPEAGRRSTLEAQGSSEDLRSLYADLSADPTDTISLRLNMGNEDSNSFRDGVSSHRQLFAPSMSWQLTPALNWLVQYEYSRFDRTPDRGIPGVGGRPADVKRGTTYGDDRDFIDDTTQSLRSRLTYELNDNWQLRHTASLFKLDSDFDNTYLTGFNAATQRVTRQRWQQDLRTQNLFNNLEAEGSVDTFGFEHRLLTGVEIGSQRRDPKLYSALAVNQGGQAVPTLDLYNPDRSQSHRGAMTLSSNNHTEVESRGLYVQDQLRINDQWQLLAGLRYDEFEVATTNKLRNLKEDRNSYGLSPRAGIVWTPLQHHAFYASWSKTFSPVGGGLIGITPGASGNGNELEPEQTRQKEVGIKSDWLDERLSTTLAIYELELYNRRTTDPNDPTLTILTGLQRSRGIELTATGRLVGNWYVRGGIGLQDASIVKDKNGLEGNRVSNVAKRNGSLFITWKPELGWYAETGVTLVGQRFADNQNTTVLPGYGAWDALAGYRHKDWDVRAALNNITNRTYYSSATSAGQIRLGEPRNLVVSASYSF, encoded by the coding sequence ATGTTCTTCCTTTCGCGACTAACCCCCATTTCGCTGGGCTTTTCCGTTCTACTGACAAGCGGCTTTGCCTGCGCTGCACCGGCCAACCTGCCCGAGACCGTGGTCTACGGTGAGGCCGACGAGGAGGCCGATAGTCCACGGGTCAAGGAAGTCAGCACCGCCACCCGCACGGCTACCCCGGTGCGTGATGTGCCGCAGGCCATCGACGCACTGAAGACCAGCAATGTGCTCAACTATGGCACCAATGATCTGGGCAAGGCGCTCAGCGGCCTGCCCAACGTCAGCAGCGGGGCGGATACCCGTTTCGACAGCCTGCGCATCCGAGGCTTCGATGCCAGCAACGACTTCTACCTCGACGGCGTGCGTGACGACAGCCAGTACGTGCGCGACCTGCACAACATCGAGCGCATCGAAGTGCTCAAGGGGCCGGCAGCCGTGCTCTACGGGCGTGGCAGCCAGGGCGGTATCGTCAACCGCATCAGCAAGGCGCCCGAAGCCGGGCGCCGCTCCACGCTCGAGGCGCAAGGTAGCAGTGAAGACCTGCGCAGCCTGTATGCCGACCTCAGCGCCGACCCCACCGACACCATCAGCCTGCGCCTGAACATGGGCAACGAGGACAGTAACAGCTTCCGTGACGGCGTCTCCAGCCATCGCCAACTGTTCGCGCCGTCCATGAGCTGGCAACTGACGCCTGCGCTGAACTGGCTGGTGCAGTACGAATACAGCCGCTTCGACCGCACCCCGGATCGTGGTATTCCCGGTGTTGGCGGGCGCCCGGCGGACGTCAAGCGCGGCACCACCTACGGCGATGACCGCGATTTCATCGACGACACCACGCAATCACTGCGCTCCAGGCTCACCTACGAATTGAATGACAACTGGCAACTGCGTCATACCGCCAGCCTGTTCAAGCTCGACAGCGACTTCGACAACACCTACCTGACCGGCTTCAACGCTGCGACCCAGCGCGTGACCCGCCAGCGCTGGCAGCAGGATCTGCGTACTCAAAACCTGTTCAACAACCTGGAGGCCGAAGGCAGCGTCGACACCTTCGGCTTCGAGCATCGTCTGCTGACCGGTGTGGAAATCGGCAGCCAGCGTCGTGACCCGAAACTTTACAGCGCGCTCGCCGTCAACCAGGGCGGCCAGGCCGTACCCACGCTCGACCTGTACAACCCGGATCGCAGCCAGAGCCACCGGGGCGCCATGACCCTTTCCAGCAACAACCACACCGAAGTCGAAAGCCGTGGCCTCTACGTGCAGGATCAACTGCGTATCAATGACCAATGGCAACTGCTGGCCGGCCTGCGTTACGACGAGTTCGAGGTGGCCACCACCAACAAGCTGCGCAACCTCAAGGAAGACCGCAACAGCTACGGCCTCAGCCCCCGCGCCGGTATCGTCTGGACGCCGCTGCAGCATCACGCCTTCTACGCCTCCTGGAGCAAGACCTTCTCCCCGGTCGGCGGTGGCCTGATCGGCATCACCCCGGGCGCCTCGGGCAATGGCAACGAACTCGAGCCCGAACAGACCCGGCAGAAGGAAGTCGGTATCAAGAGCGACTGGCTGGACGAGCGCCTGAGCACCACCCTGGCCATCTACGAGCTGGAACTGTACAACCGCCGCACCACTGACCCGAACGACCCGACCCTGACCATCCTCACCGGCCTGCAGCGCTCGCGCGGCATCGAATTGACTGCCACCGGCCGACTGGTCGGCAACTGGTACGTGCGTGGCGGCATCGGCCTGCAGGACGCCAGCATCGTCAAGGACAAAAACGGCCTGGAAGGCAACCGCGTCAGCAACGTTGCCAAGCGCAATGGCAGCCTGTTCATCACCTGGAAGCCCGAGCTGGGCTGGTACGCCGAAACCGGCGTGACCCTGGTTGGCCAGCGCTTTGCCGACAACCAGAACACCACCGTACTGCCTGGCTATGGCGCCTGGGACGCGCTGGCCGGCTACCGCCACAAGGACTGGGACGTGCGCGCGGCGCTGAACAACATCACCAACCGCACCTACTACAGCTCCGCCACCAGCGCCGGGCAGATCCGCCTGGGCGAGCCACGTAACCTGGTGGTCAGCGCCAGCTACTCGTTCTGA
- a CDS encoding ATP-binding protein — MNSIFLRIYGGMLAALVLVALLGVGTLHLVNEVRGDQYREGLARGTFRLMADNLLPMTEVERKRALVVWSRLLGIPLELQALSAVPLDSSERNRLQRGHVLVRQTGPHSAKVYGLLDDKQPLLLTGEIQQISEQLARATNYLLIDELVRYPVHEQPQRLAELKAAKQFGFNLQLVRLEDATLDLDQRRRIDEGDTVMALGKGGDSIYVFSGIVDTPWVLEIGPLYQMNPYPPQLLVLIGALGLSLIGLIVYLLVRSLEQRLRALESAATHIASGRLDARVPTRGADSVGRLASSFNAMAEHLQTSLSTQRELVRAVSHELRTPVARLRFGLEMIADAPNESARRKYMDGMDSDIQDLDKLVDEMLTYARLEQGSPALNFQQVELKALIDQVIDELAPLSNKVRVECGAVLSVQGDGACWVEAEPRYLHRALQNLVSNAMRYAEGKVLISCEVGYKRCRIDVEDDGPGVPEEAWERLFSPFLRLDDSRTRASGGHGLGLSIVRRIIYWHGGRAQISRSDSLGGARFSLVWPRQQGE; from the coding sequence ATGAACTCGATCTTCCTGCGTATCTATGGCGGCATGCTCGCCGCGCTGGTGCTGGTGGCGTTGCTGGGCGTCGGTACCTTGCACCTGGTCAACGAGGTGCGCGGTGATCAATACCGCGAAGGCCTGGCGCGCGGGACCTTCCGCCTGATGGCCGACAACCTGCTGCCAATGACCGAGGTGGAGCGCAAGCGTGCCCTGGTGGTGTGGTCGCGTCTGCTCGGCATTCCGCTGGAGTTGCAGGCGCTGAGCGCCGTGCCGCTGGACAGTAGCGAGCGCAACCGCCTGCAGCGCGGTCATGTGCTGGTGCGGCAGACTGGCCCGCATTCGGCCAAGGTCTATGGCCTGCTCGATGACAAGCAGCCGCTGCTGCTGACGGGCGAGATTCAGCAGATCAGCGAGCAGTTGGCGCGGGCGACCAACTACCTGCTGATCGATGAGCTGGTGCGCTACCCGGTGCATGAGCAGCCGCAGCGTCTGGCAGAATTGAAGGCAGCCAAGCAGTTCGGCTTCAATCTGCAACTGGTGCGGCTGGAAGACGCCACCCTCGACCTCGACCAGCGTCGCCGCATCGACGAGGGCGATACGGTGATGGCGCTGGGCAAGGGTGGCGACTCCATCTACGTGTTCTCCGGCATCGTCGATACGCCCTGGGTGCTGGAAATCGGCCCGCTGTACCAGATGAACCCCTATCCGCCGCAACTGCTGGTGCTGATCGGTGCGCTGGGTCTGAGCCTGATCGGCCTGATCGTCTACCTGCTGGTGCGCTCGCTGGAGCAGCGCCTGCGTGCCCTGGAAAGCGCGGCCACGCATATCGCCAGCGGTCGCCTGGATGCCCGCGTGCCGACGCGCGGCGCGGATTCGGTCGGGCGCCTGGCCAGCAGCTTCAATGCCATGGCCGAGCATCTGCAGACGTCCCTGAGCACGCAGCGCGAGCTGGTGCGTGCGGTGTCCCATGAACTGCGCACGCCGGTGGCGCGCCTGCGTTTCGGCCTGGAGATGATTGCCGACGCGCCGAACGAAAGTGCCCGGCGCAAGTACATGGACGGCATGGATAGCGATATTCAGGATCTCGACAAGTTGGTCGACGAGATGCTGACCTACGCGCGCCTGGAGCAGGGTTCGCCGGCGCTGAACTTCCAGCAGGTGGAACTCAAGGCGCTGATCGATCAGGTGATCGACGAGCTGGCGCCGCTGAGCAACAAGGTGCGCGTGGAATGTGGCGCGGTGCTCAGTGTGCAGGGGGATGGCGCCTGCTGGGTCGAGGCCGAGCCGCGCTACCTGCACCGCGCGTTACAGAATCTGGTGAGCAACGCCATGCGCTACGCCGAAGGCAAGGTGCTGATCAGTTGCGAGGTGGGCTACAAGCGCTGCCGTATCGATGTCGAAGATGATGGGCCTGGCGTGCCGGAGGAGGCCTGGGAGCGTCTGTTCAGCCCCTTCCTGCGCCTTGATGACAGCCGTACGCGGGCCTCTGGTGGGCATGGTCTGGGACTGTCCATCGTGCGCCGCATCATTTACTGGCATGGCGGACGGGCGCAGATCAGCCGCAGCGACAGCCTGGGTGGTGCGCGTTTCAGCCTGGTGTGGCCGCGACAGCAGGGAGAGTAG
- a CDS encoding class I SAM-dependent DNA methyltransferase: protein MPGNALYTDLSGYYDLMCADIDYAAQSHCVQRVQQLFGNGGRRHLDLACGTGPHVRHFLDAGYASSGLDINQPMLDRAAQRCPEAHFALQDMCAFEVDAPLDLITCFLYSIHYSASIERLKACIASVHGALAAGGVFCFNAVDKRRIDNALFVSHSARHEHAQFRFSSGWYYRGEGEQQALRLRIERSVAEQTEVWHDEHPMVAVSFAELQSLLTPYFEVQVLEHDYQRLLPWDGQSGNALWACVKR from the coding sequence ATGCCTGGCAATGCGCTCTACACCGACCTGTCAGGCTATTACGACCTGATGTGCGCGGACATCGACTACGCCGCGCAAAGCCATTGCGTGCAGCGTGTGCAGCAGTTGTTCGGCAATGGCGGCAGGCGTCATCTCGACCTGGCCTGCGGTACCGGCCCACATGTGCGTCACTTTCTCGATGCCGGCTATGCCAGCAGCGGCCTGGACATCAACCAGCCAATGCTCGACCGCGCCGCCCAGCGCTGCCCCGAGGCGCATTTTGCCCTGCAGGACATGTGCGCCTTTGAGGTCGACGCACCGCTGGATCTGATCACCTGCTTTCTCTACTCCATCCACTACAGCGCCAGCATCGAACGGCTCAAGGCCTGCATCGCCAGCGTGCACGGCGCCCTGGCCGCTGGCGGGGTGTTCTGCTTCAACGCCGTGGACAAGCGGCGCATCGACAACGCCTTATTCGTCTCTCACAGCGCACGGCATGAGCACGCGCAGTTTCGCTTCAGCTCCGGCTGGTACTACCGGGGGGAAGGTGAACAGCAGGCGCTGCGTCTGCGTATCGAGCGCAGCGTGGCGGAGCAGACCGAGGTCTGGCACGACGAGCACCCGATGGTGGCGGTGAGCTTTGCCGAACTGCAAAGCCTGCTGACGCCGTACTTCGAGGTGCAGGTGCTGGAGCACGACTACCAGCGACTACTGCCCTGGGATGGTCAGTCGGGCAATGCACTGTGGGCCTGCGTCAAGCGCTAG
- a CDS encoding DUF1289 domain-containing protein: MAKDIENPCVSLCQLSSELCVSCGRTREEIRKWRGMKRPEKMATVQKAAARVKAIARKKGKS, from the coding sequence GTGGCCAAGGACATTGAGAATCCCTGCGTGTCGCTGTGTCAGCTCAGCAGCGAGCTGTGCGTCAGTTGCGGGCGCACGCGCGAGGAGATCCGCAAATGGCGGGGCATGAAACGGCCCGAGAAGATGGCCACCGTGCAGAAGGCGGCGGCGCGGGTGAAGGCGATTGCCAGGAAGAAGGGTAAAAGCTAA
- a CDS encoding winged helix-turn-helix domain-containing protein — protein sequence MEQEAWQILIVEDDQRLAQLTREYLEGNGLRVAIEADGARAAARILAEQPDLVILDLMLPGEDGLSICRKVRSGYKGPILMLTARTEDMDQVLGLEMGADDYVCKPVRPRVLLARIRALLRRREGSDSERDEGQPRRLQFGPLVIDSAMREAWLGEQGIELTSAEFDLLWLLAANAGRILSREEIFNALRGIEYDGQDRSIDVRISRIRPKIGDDPMHPRLIKTVRSKGYLFVAEAAEALPAGDAAPSLGG from the coding sequence GTGGAACAAGAAGCGTGGCAGATTCTGATCGTCGAGGATGACCAGCGCCTGGCGCAGTTGACCCGCGAGTATCTTGAAGGCAATGGCCTGCGTGTGGCCATCGAGGCCGACGGTGCCCGTGCGGCGGCGCGGATTCTCGCCGAGCAGCCGGATCTGGTGATACTCGACCTGATGCTGCCGGGCGAGGATGGCCTGAGCATTTGCCGCAAGGTGCGCAGCGGTTACAAGGGGCCGATTCTCATGCTCACCGCGCGTACCGAAGACATGGACCAGGTGCTGGGGCTGGAGATGGGCGCTGATGACTACGTGTGCAAGCCGGTGCGCCCGCGTGTGCTGCTGGCGCGTATTCGTGCATTGTTGCGCCGCCGTGAGGGCAGCGACAGCGAGCGTGATGAAGGTCAGCCGCGTCGCTTGCAATTTGGCCCGCTGGTCATCGACAGCGCCATGCGTGAGGCCTGGCTGGGTGAGCAGGGCATCGAGCTGACCAGTGCCGAGTTCGACCTGCTGTGGCTGCTGGCAGCCAACGCCGGGCGCATCCTCTCGCGCGAGGAAATCTTCAATGCCTTGCGCGGTATCGAGTATGACGGTCAGGACCGTTCCATCGACGTGCGCATCTCGCGTATCCGTCCGAAGATCGGTGATGACCCGATGCATCCACGGCTGATCAAGACGGTGCGCAGCAAGGGCTATCTGTTCGTCGCCGAAGCCGCCGAAGCCTTGCCGGCGGGTGATGCAGCGCCGAGCCTGGGCGGTTGA
- a CDS encoding REP-associated tyrosine transposase produces MGRSRYVITEPDKPHFLTCTVLEWLPLFTRPTLVDILLDCWRYQQANQGLRLYGYVILENHLHFVAQAPDLAKCVHSFKSFTARKIIDHLQAKGAERLLQRLRFAKRAHKTDRVYQLWQEGSHAELVCSAEVMRQKLDYIHHNPVKRGYVDLAEHWRYSSARDYAGQAGLIEVDRWYS; encoded by the coding sequence ATGGGCCGCAGCCGTTACGTCATCACCGAACCCGACAAACCACACTTCCTGACCTGCACGGTACTGGAATGGCTGCCACTGTTCACTCGCCCTACCCTGGTCGATATCCTGCTGGACTGCTGGCGTTATCAGCAGGCTAACCAGGGTTTACGCCTCTACGGCTACGTGATTTTGGAAAACCATCTGCACTTCGTCGCACAAGCGCCTGACCTGGCCAAATGCGTCCACAGCTTCAAGTCATTTACTGCACGCAAGATCATTGATCACCTGCAAGCTAAAGGGGCGGAGCGTTTACTGCAGCGGCTACGTTTTGCCAAGCGGGCACACAAGACTGATCGCGTTTACCAGCTCTGGCAGGAGGGATCGCATGCGGAGCTGGTGTGTAGTGCGGAGGTGATGCGGCAGAAGCTCGACTACATCCATCACAACCCGGTCAAACGTGGTTATGTGGATCTGGCAGAGCACTGGCGTTACTCCAGCGCTCGGGACTATGCAGGGCAAGCGGGATTGATTGAGGTTGACCGCTGGTATTCGTGA
- a CDS encoding ribonucleoside-diphosphate reductase subunit alpha, whose product MHTDTTRENPQAVAPQAAESAQDLAATAPGQLRVIKRNGTVVPYTDDKITVAITKAFLAVEGGTAAASSRIHDTVARLTEQVTATFKRRMPSGGTIHIEEIQDQVELALMRAGEQKVARDYVIYREAQANKRKASAGSDIAQPHPSIRITTAGGELQPLDMGRLQTIIKEACEGLAEVDSALIERETLKNLYDGVAEKDVNTALVMTARTLVEREPNYSYVTARLLMDNIRAEALSFLNITASATHHEMAELYAKALPAYVEKGAEYELLDPKLKEYDLEKLGKALNHERDQQFTYLGLQTLYDRYFIHKDGIRFELPQVFFMRVAMGLAIEEPKNREDRAIEFYNLLSSFDYMASTPTLFNAGTLRPQLSSCYLTTVPDDLSGIYGAIHDNAMLSKFAGGLGNDWTPVRALGSYIKGTNGKSQGVVPFLKVVNDTAVAVNQGGKRKGAVCAYLETWHMDIEEFLELRKNTGDDRRRTHDMNTANWIPDLFMKRVFEDGKWTLFSPSEVPDLHDLTGKAFEERYEYYEALIEYGKIKLYKTIQAKDLWRKMLSMLFETGHPWLTFKDPCNLRSPQQHVGVVHSSNLCTEITLNTNKDEIAVCNLGSVNLVNHIVDGKLDTEKLGRTVKTAVRMLDNVIDINYYSVPQARNSNLKHRPVGLGLMGFQDALYLQHIPYGSDAAVEFADKSMEAISYYAIQASCDLAEERGSYSTFEGSLWSKGILPLDSQQILIEARGQKYIDVDLSESLDWAPIRERVKKGIRNSNIMAIAPTATISNIIGVSQSIEPTYQNLYVKSNLSGEFTVINPYLVRDLKNRGLWDSVMVNDLKYYDGSVQQIERIPQDLKDLYATAFEVETKWIVDAASRRQKWIDQAQSLNLYIAGASGKKLDVTYRMAWYRGLKTTYYLRALAATSTEKSTINTGKLNAVSAGGDEGYSAKAQAPVQQAAPAPAPVPKACAIDEPDCEACQ is encoded by the coding sequence ATGCACACCGACACTACTCGCGAGAACCCGCAGGCCGTGGCGCCGCAGGCCGCTGAATCCGCCCAGGATCTGGCTGCCACCGCCCCCGGCCAACTGCGAGTGATCAAGCGCAACGGCACTGTCGTCCCCTATACCGATGACAAGATCACCGTCGCCATCACCAAGGCCTTCCTCGCAGTAGAAGGCGGCACCGCCGCCGCTTCGTCGCGCATCCACGACACCGTCGCGCGCCTGACCGAGCAGGTCACCGCCACTTTCAAGCGTCGCATGCCGTCCGGCGGCACCATTCATATCGAAGAAATCCAGGACCAGGTCGAACTGGCCCTGATGCGTGCCGGCGAGCAGAAGGTTGCCCGTGACTACGTGATCTACCGTGAAGCCCAGGCCAACAAGCGCAAGGCCAGCGCCGGCAGCGACATCGCCCAGCCGCACCCGAGCATCCGCATCACCACCGCCGGCGGTGAACTGCAGCCGCTGGACATGGGCCGCCTGCAAACCATCATCAAGGAAGCCTGCGAAGGCCTGGCCGAGGTCGACAGCGCCCTGATCGAGCGCGAAACCCTGAAGAACCTCTACGACGGCGTGGCCGAGAAGGACGTCAACACCGCCCTGGTGATGACCGCCCGTACCCTGGTCGAGCGTGAGCCGAACTACAGCTACGTCACCGCCCGCCTGCTGATGGACAACATCCGCGCCGAGGCCCTGAGCTTCCTCAACATCACCGCCAGCGCCACCCACCACGAGATGGCCGAGCTGTACGCCAAGGCCCTGCCGGCCTACGTGGAAAAAGGCGCCGAGTACGAGCTGCTCGACCCGAAACTCAAAGAGTACGACCTGGAGAAACTGGGTAAGGCGCTGAACCACGAGCGTGACCAGCAGTTCACCTACCTGGGCCTGCAGACCCTGTACGACCGCTACTTCATTCACAAGGACGGCATCCGCTTCGAACTGCCGCAGGTGTTCTTCATGCGCGTGGCCATGGGCCTGGCCATCGAAGAGCCGAAGAACCGCGAAGACCGCGCCATCGAGTTCTACAACCTGCTGTCCTCGTTCGACTACATGGCGTCGACCCCGACCCTGTTCAACGCCGGCACCCTGCGTCCGCAGCTGTCGTCCTGCTACCTGACCACCGTGCCGGACGACCTGTCGGGCATCTACGGCGCCATCCACGACAACGCCATGCTGTCGAAATTCGCCGGCGGCCTGGGCAACGACTGGACCCCGGTGCGCGCGCTGGGCTCCTACATCAAGGGCACCAACGGCAAATCCCAGGGCGTCGTGCCCTTCCTCAAAGTGGTCAACGACACCGCTGTTGCAGTTAACCAGGGCGGCAAGCGCAAGGGCGCGGTCTGCGCCTACCTGGAAACCTGGCACATGGACATCGAGGAATTCCTCGAGCTGCGCAAGAACACCGGTGACGACCGTCGCCGTACCCACGACATGAACACCGCCAACTGGATTCCAGATCTGTTCATGAAGCGCGTCTTCGAAGACGGCAAGTGGACCCTGTTCAGCCCGAGCGAAGTACCGGACCTGCACGACCTGACCGGCAAGGCCTTCGAAGAGCGCTACGAGTACTACGAAGCCCTGATCGAGTACGGCAAGATCAAGCTGTACAAGACCATCCAGGCCAAGGACCTGTGGCGCAAGATGCTCTCGATGCTGTTCGAGACCGGCCACCCGTGGCTGACCTTCAAGGACCCGTGCAACCTGCGCAGCCCGCAGCAGCACGTGGGCGTGGTACACAGCTCCAACCTGTGCACCGAGATCACCCTGAACACCAACAAGGACGAGATCGCCGTCTGCAACCTGGGTTCGGTCAACCTGGTCAACCACATCGTGGACGGCAAACTGGACACCGAGAAACTCGGCCGCACCGTGAAGACCGCTGTGCGCATGCTCGATAACGTCATCGACATCAATTACTACTCGGTGCCGCAGGCGCGCAACTCCAACCTCAAGCACCGTCCGGTCGGCCTCGGCCTGATGGGCTTCCAGGACGCCCTGTACCTGCAGCACATCCCTTACGGCTCCGACGCTGCCGTCGAGTTCGCCGACAAGTCGATGGAAGCCATCAGCTACTACGCCATCCAGGCTTCCTGTGACCTGGCCGAAGAGCGCGGCAGCTACAGCACCTTCGAAGGTTCGCTGTGGAGCAAGGGCATCCTGCCGCTGGACTCGCAGCAGATTCTGATCGAAGCCCGCGGCCAGAAGTACATCGACGTCGACCTGTCCGAGTCGCTGGACTGGGCGCCGATCCGCGAGCGCGTGAAGAAAGGTATTCGCAACTCTAACATCATGGCCATCGCGCCGACCGCGACCATCTCCAACATCATTGGCGTGTCGCAGTCCATCGAGCCGACCTACCAGAACCTGTACGTGAAATCGAACCTCTCCGGCGAATTCACCGTGATCAACCCCTACCTGGTGCGCGACCTGAAGAACCGCGGCCTGTGGGACAGCGTCATGGTCAACGACCTGAAGTACTACGACGGTTCCGTGCAGCAGATCGAGCGCATCCCGCAGGACCTGAAAGACCTGTACGCCACCGCGTTCGAAGTGGAAACCAAGTGGATCGTCGACGCTGCCAGCCGTCGCCAGAAGTGGATCGACCAGGCTCAGTCGCTGAACCTGTACATCGCCGGCGCCTCGGGCAAGAAGCTGGACGTGACCTACCGCATGGCCTGGTACCGTGGTCTGAAAACCACCTACTACCTCCGTGCCCTGGCCGCCACCAGCACCGAGAAGTCCACCATCAACACCGGCAAGCTCAATGCTGTTTCTGCGGGTGGCGACGAAGGCTACTCGGCCAAGGCCCAGGCCCCTGTCCAGCAGGCCGCCCCGGCGCCGGCGCCCGTACCAAAGGCCTGTGCCATCGACGAACCCGACTGCGAAGCTTGCCAGTAA